Proteins found in one Muntiacus reevesi chromosome 2, mMunRee1.1, whole genome shotgun sequence genomic segment:
- the LOC136158251 gene encoding large ribosomal subunit protein uL2-like — translation MGLVILGQRKGAGSVFRAHVKHRKGAAHLRAMDFAERHGYIKGIVKDIIHDPGRGAPLAKVVFRDPYRFKKRTELFIAAEGIHTGQFVYCGKKAQLNIGNVLPVGTMPEGTIVCCLEEKPGDRGKLARASGNYATVISHNPETKKTRVKLPSGSKKVISSANRAVVGVVAGGGRIDKPILKAGRAYHKYKAKRNCWPRVRGVAMNPVEHPFGGGNHQHIGKPSTIHRDASAGRKVGLIAARRTGRLRGTKTVQEKEN, via the coding sequence ATGGGCCTCGTGATACTTGGGCAGAGGAAGGGCGCCGGCTCCGTGTTCCGCGCACATGTGAAGCACAGAAAAGGCGCCGCGCACCTGCGCGCCATGGATTTCGCCGAGCGACATGGATATATCAAGGGCATCGTGAAGGACATCATCCACGATCCGGGCCGCGGAGCGCCCCTTGCCAAAGTGGTTTTCCGCGATCCGTACCGTTTTAAGAAGCGGACAGAGCTGTTCATTGCTGCTGAGGGAATCCACACCGGCCAGTTTGTGTACTGCGGCAAAAAGGCCCAGCTCAACATCGGCAATGTGCTCCCAGTGGGCACCATGCCTGAGGGCACCATCGTGTGTTGTCTGGAGGAGAAGCCTGGTGACCGAGGCAAGCTGGCAAGAGCCTCCGGAAACTATGCTACAGTCATCTCCCACAACCCTGAGACAAAGAAGACGCGAGTGAAGCTGCCTTCGGGCTCCAAAAAGGTCATCTCCTCTGCCAACAGAGCTGTGGTCGGTGTGGTGGCAGGAGGTGGCCGCATTGACAAGCCCATTCTGAAGGCCGGCCGTGCCTACCACAAGtacaaagcaaagaggaactgctGGCCACGGGTGCGGGGTGTGGCCATGAATCCTGTCGAGCATCCCTTCGGAGGTGGCAACCACCAGCACATCGGCAAACCCTCTACTATCCACAGAGACGCCTCTGCTGGCCGGAAAGTGGGTCTCATTGCTGCCCGCCGGACTGGGCGTCTCCGGGGAACCAAGACTGTGCAGGAGAAGGAGAACTAG